A region from the Acyrthosiphon pisum isolate AL4f chromosome A1, pea_aphid_22Mar2018_4r6ur, whole genome shotgun sequence genome encodes:
- the LOC100160906 gene encoding putative uncharacterized protein DDB_G0271982, producing MKHYIINPLYTAIFSMIIFAALSSSFDLNYFGTKDGKLYVNSTYEIVKGGNIVLNIGPYNIPGLKSYRKLTPNEKLEVRKLEEEFNIEREKERISRENEREKEQQRREVEKRREQKYRDEEKRRNQIRREKERQKDEVGREKDLQIRISERAQNDLEREMRDLERQRQQLKRNMEQQQRDAERAQRDAERAERDAERARRDVERAYREVKLSIPKWNVQIRPATIKRRTPNNIRIIPRNRGTGGTGVTYRKITKNNNTINLYE from the exons ATGaagcactatattataaatccacTTTACACGGCCATTTTTTCGATGATTATTTTTGCGGCGTTATCATCATCATT tgACTTAAACTATTTTGGTACAAAAGATGGAAAATTGTATGTGAATTCAACATATGAAATAGTTAAAGGAGGAAACATAGtgttaa ATATAGGTCCATATAATATTCCAGGATTGAAAAGCTATAGGAAATTAACTCCTAATGAAAAATTAGAAGTACGGAAGTTAGAGGAAGAATTTAATATAGAAAGAGAAAAGGAACGAATATCACGTGAGAATGAAAGGGAAAAGGAGCAACAAAGACGTGAAGTTGAAAAACGGAGGGAACAAAAATATCGAGATGAAGAAAAAAGAAGAAACCAAATACGACGTGAGAAAGAGCGACAAAAAGATGAGGTGGGAAGAGAAAAGGATTTACAAATACGCATTTCTGAAAGAGCACAGAACGACTTGGAAAGGGAAATGCGTGATTTGGAAAGACAAAGGCAACAGCTGAAACGTAACATGGAACAACAACAACGAGATGCCGAAAGAGCACAACGAGATGCTGAAAGAGCAGAACGTGATGCCGAAAGAGCACGACGTGATGTGGAAAGAGCGTATCGAGAAGTGAAATTATCAATACCTAAATGGAATGTACAGATAAGACCCGCTACAATAAAACGTCGTACACcaaataatatacgaattatacCACGCAATCGTGGAACGGGTGGAACGGGTGTAACATAtcgtaaaataacaaaaaataataatactataaacttATACGAATAA
- the LOC100160226 gene encoding uncharacterized protein LOC100160226, giving the protein MNMKFYIIKPLYTALFSVIIFAALSSSFSDLKYFTTEDGKEYVNSTYEIVRGGNKVLFIDSYSIPGLESYRKLTPKEKLVVQNLQKSGKGGKLRVAGNNKEQSEKERQQRDAINKEDRRQHDAEKEKERRQSNRGKGVTNFNITKKYNIFSCITSLLRRIFKL; this is encoded by the exons ATGAACATGaagttctatattataaaaccacttTACACGGCCCTTTTTTCGGTGATTATTTTTGCGGCGTTATCATCATCATTCTC tgacttaaaatattttactacagaAGATGGAAAAGAGTACGTGAATTCGACATATGAAATAGTTAGAGGAGGAAATAaagttttat TTATAGATTCATATAGTATTCCAGGATTGGAAAGTTATAGGAAATTAACTCCTAAAGAAAAATTAGTAGTACAGAATTTACAGAAGTCAGGAAAGGGAGGAAAATTACGCGTGGCTGGAAATAACAAGGAACAAAGTGAAAAAGAGCGCCAACAACGAGATGCAATAAATAAGGAGGATCGAAGGCAGCATGATGCAGAAAAAGAAAAGGAGCGAAGACAAAGCAATCGTGGAAAGGgtgtaacaaattttaatattacaaaaaaatataatatttttagctgTATCACTTCATTATTAAGAAGAATCTTTAAACTATAA